From the genome of Sphingobacterium kitahiroshimense, one region includes:
- a CDS encoding DUF6169 family protein, translated as MQNHYNYVFDNITNTYNFVTRNSILYRVAFVVDETFSSISGETIPNMFQLVVEKATEALESYDAKVSKTIEDIVEKFFQTVENSLIYICSDDDKKSKLRHDIFDRWYKNSPYHHAIIKLDNIISFNIGHQETQKLYTSMMFHRDNSNSKKIIHIYTQISSALLEEK; from the coding sequence TTGCAAAACCATTATAACTACGTTTTCGATAATATTACAAATACGTATAATTTTGTAACAAGAAATTCTATTTTATACAGGGTTGCATTTGTGGTGGATGAAACTTTTTCATCAATATCTGGAGAGACCATTCCCAACATGTTCCAATTAGTTGTCGAAAAAGCAACTGAAGCTCTTGAATCTTATGATGCTAAAGTTTCTAAAACAATAGAAGACATTGTTGAAAAATTTTTCCAAACGGTTGAAAATTCGTTAATATATATTTGTTCTGATGATGACAAAAAATCCAAATTGCGTCATGACATCTTTGATAGATGGTACAAAAATTCTCCATATCATCATGCTATAATAAAACTTGACAATATAATTAGTTTCAATATAGGGCATCAAGAAACCCAAAAACTTTATACATCGATGATGTTTCATAGAGATAATAGTAATTCTAAAAAAATAATCCATATTTATACTCAAATATCAAGCGCATTGCTTGAGGAAAAATAG
- a CDS encoding PD-(D/E)XK nuclease family transposase: MIIFRGRKTITDLTYRDTERIGATEEIGKVIFDLVVQISTGEEIIIEMQTSTQSNLKQRMLYYASKVISDTAPKGNRKAWGYAIPEVYTIVPMDGFHMPGGDHKTYFSSSNALDI; this comes from the coding sequence ATTATCATCTTTCGCGGTCGCAAGACCATCACAGATCTTACCTATCGGGATACCGAGCGTATCGGAGCAACCGAAGAGATTGGCAAAGTTATCTTTGATCTGGTAGTCCAGATCAGTACAGGAGAAGAGATCATCATCGAGATGCAGACCAGTACACAGAGCAACCTGAAGCAACGGATGTTGTACTATGCAAGTAAAGTTATTTCAGACACAGCGCCCAAAGGAAACCGTAAAGCCTGGGGCTATGCCATTCCCGAGGTTTATACCATTGTACCGATGGATGGTTTTCATATGCCAGGAGGTGATCATAAAACCTATTTTTCCTCAAGCAATGCGCTTGATATTTGA
- a CDS encoding AraC family transcriptional regulator encodes MKIENMYSPYEIEIMVADECPLRDNILNFFQIVYVVRGEGKQWVNDHVAAYESGDLLLMIPEDKYSFDVETTTEFLFIKFNNFYLHEKKIGTESIHRLEYILNNISLKIGCIINSENDREFVELLTRAITEENNNRKLYGNEIVQQLINTLIMVIARNIAIYLPGKIKEYTDTKVGDILQYIQCNIYAPEQLRLEIMASNLGFSDTYISRFFKKHTNETIQQYITHYRMSLIENRLKHSNMRIGEIAFEFGFSDESHLNKFFRKQKNLAPSEFRKI; translated from the coding sequence ATGAAAATAGAAAACATGTACAGTCCTTACGAGATAGAAATAATGGTAGCTGATGAGTGTCCTCTAAGAGATAACATTCTAAATTTTTTCCAGATTGTATATGTTGTTAGAGGCGAGGGTAAGCAATGGGTAAATGATCATGTAGCTGCCTACGAATCGGGAGATTTATTATTGATGATTCCTGAAGACAAATATTCTTTCGATGTAGAAACCACTACGGAATTTTTATTCATTAAGTTTAACAACTTCTATCTTCATGAAAAAAAAATAGGAACTGAAAGCATTCATCGATTGGAATATATACTAAATAATATTAGCTTAAAGATTGGATGTATAATTAATAGCGAAAATGATAGGGAATTTGTAGAATTACTGACTCGTGCAATTACTGAGGAAAATAATAACAGGAAATTATACGGCAATGAAATAGTTCAACAATTAATTAACACCTTAATTATGGTTATTGCTAGGAATATTGCTATTTATTTACCGGGCAAAATTAAGGAATATACGGATACAAAAGTTGGAGATATTCTTCAATACATTCAATGTAACATTTATGCCCCAGAACAGTTAAGGTTAGAAATAATGGCCAGCAACTTGGGGTTTTCTGACACTTATATTAGTCGATTCTTTAAAAAACACACCAATGAAACCATACAACAGTATATTACTCATTACCGTATGAGTTTAATAGAGAATAGATTGAAACATAGCAACATGAGAATTGGCGAGATAGCCTTTGAGTTTGGTTTTAGTGACGAAAGTCATTTGAATAAATTTTTTCGCAAACAAAAAAACCTTGCACCGAGTGAATTTCGAAAAATTTAA
- a CDS encoding efflux RND transporter periplasmic adaptor subunit gives MEKQKKQFKLNNFNNVMWLKNSFKTNIIIYLLPTIIFLSCSSKIEESKINENKTLPFVFLNKIDTVTFKEYPATIEGVMDIEVRSRVDGHLIHQFVDEGSYVKKGDPLFKLDDLPYLELYNEALANLNEAENALLNAKLELDRLIPLIENKISSEYELKIAKTNYKIAQTRVAKASSAAKSTKINVDFTTIKAPISGYIGRIPRKIGSLITRNDIESLTSISNVEQIFVYFSLSEMDFNHFKDTYNGNTLTDKIKQVPAVSLLLADNILYSEKGKVDMVNGQFDRTTGSITLRAIFPNSKALIRSGNTGKIQMQINHQDVFSIPQSATLDIQDKTFVYVLDKNNKVHAQAIKVLTNSSNNYLFRSDLSFGNRIVTKGIDALSDGETINPVEEEL, from the coding sequence ATGGAAAAACAAAAAAAACAATTTAAACTGAATAATTTCAATAATGTAATGTGGCTTAAGAATAGTTTTAAAACAAACATCATAATCTATTTGTTGCCAACAATTATTTTTCTCAGTTGCTCTTCGAAAATAGAAGAATCAAAAATCAACGAAAATAAAACTTTACCTTTTGTTTTCTTAAATAAGATCGATACGGTAACTTTTAAAGAATACCCTGCAACAATAGAGGGGGTTATGGATATTGAGGTTCGTTCTAGAGTAGATGGACACTTGATTCACCAGTTCGTTGATGAAGGTTCATACGTTAAAAAGGGAGATCCGTTATTTAAACTAGATGATTTACCTTATTTAGAACTATACAATGAAGCATTAGCAAACTTAAATGAAGCAGAAAATGCATTACTCAATGCAAAGTTAGAATTAGACAGGCTTATCCCTTTAATTGAAAATAAAATCAGTTCAGAATATGAACTGAAGATTGCCAAAACTAATTACAAAATAGCACAAACAAGAGTAGCGAAGGCGAGTTCAGCAGCAAAATCAACTAAAATTAATGTTGATTTTACAACAATAAAAGCTCCAATTTCAGGCTATATCGGAAGGATACCTAGAAAAATTGGAAGTTTGATTACTCGCAATGATATAGAGTCACTAACAAGTATCTCCAATGTAGAACAAATCTTTGTGTACTTTTCTTTAAGTGAAATGGACTTTAATCATTTTAAAGACACCTACAATGGAAATACACTCACAGATAAAATAAAACAAGTACCTGCTGTTTCACTCCTCTTAGCAGATAACATACTTTATAGTGAGAAAGGAAAGGTAGATATGGTCAATGGTCAATTTGATAGAACAACTGGATCAATTACACTAAGAGCAATTTTCCCGAATTCTAAAGCTTTAATCCGATCTGGTAATACAGGAAAAATACAGATGCAGATTAACCACCAAGATGTTTTTTCTATTCCGCAATCGGCTACTTTGGATATACAAGATAAAACATTTGTATATGTTTTAGACAAAAACAACAAAGTGCATGCTCAAGCTATAAAGGTTTTAACGAATAGCAGCAACAATTATTTGTTTAGATCAGACCTATCATTCGGAAATCGAATTGTAACAAAAGGCATCGATGCTTTGTCCGATGGCGAGACTATAAATCCTGTTGAAGAAGAACTTTAA
- a CDS encoding efflux RND transporter permease subunit — protein MFKIFIERPVLATVISIILVMLGLLGLYKLPLQQFPDIALPAVQVNATYPGANAETILRSVAPSLEEAINGVENMDYMRSTASNDGTLSIVIYFRLGTDPDQAAVNVQNRVSQATSQLPQEVLLAGITTRKQQNSLIMVLGMYTEDENLYDQTFLSNYAQINIIPEIKRIPGVGKAGIDGGDKSYAMRVWLDPTKLANYNMTPAEVHEAINDNNLEAAPGKLGANSTESFEYVIKYKGKLNKPVDYESLIIRMHTDGSLIRLRDVARIEFGAATYTNHVRINGKPGINIDILQAPGSNSNEIQKSVAQIMSKAEKNLPKGIKQATIYNTKEALDQSIEQVIYTLIEAFVFVFIVVFLFLQDLRSTIIPAISAIVAIVGTFFFMYIFGFSINLLTLFALILSIGIVVDDAIVVVEAVHSKIHQENVLPKKATLSAMSEITQAIISITLVMSAVFLPVSFTEGSTGVFYRQFALTMAIAILLSAINALTLSPALAAVFLKVDPNKRKDNSVKISFKERFFTGFNVGFEKLSNKYGRSIKTLIKYKWLSMSMLVLVASLTLFMSKKTPTGFIPSEDLRFIVIALSMPAGTSQYQTEKTMQKAESLLQPMESNEIVNALYGSDPLTGTTSPSAGAIYMLLKPAKDRGEIQDINLIMEEIRNKLVSIKGAEFFVFTVPTVSGFSNVDGLDIVLQDRMGKDLHVFGNITNNFISKLQERPEIDLAFTSFKSDYPQLELVVDKEKAAQLQVKVRTILETMQTYFGSAQTSDFNRFGKYFRVILQADKSDRSNLSAMDAIYVQNKLGEKIPLSTLVRFEKSYGPETASRYNLFNSIGINVIPKAGYSTGDAITAVEEVALKDLPAGYSYEFTGMTKEEITSSGQSLIIFSISILFIYFILAALYESYILPLAILLSIPTGLLGVFLAIGLVGIENNIYIQVALLMLIGLLAKNAILIVEFAIQRRHSGKSIISSAIEASKLRLRPILMTSFAFTAGLIPMMRVTGPSAMGNQSISVAATGGMLSGVVLGIFIIPVLYVIFQYLQEKISGQHQKIN, from the coding sequence ATGTTTAAAATATTTATTGAACGACCTGTATTAGCTACAGTTATCTCGATCATCTTGGTCATGTTGGGCTTACTAGGTCTATACAAATTACCGTTACAACAATTTCCAGATATAGCTTTACCAGCTGTTCAGGTCAATGCAACCTACCCTGGAGCAAATGCTGAAACTATTTTGCGATCTGTAGCTCCATCTCTCGAAGAAGCTATTAATGGAGTAGAAAATATGGATTACATGCGTTCTACTGCAAGTAATGATGGCACGTTAAGTATTGTCATCTATTTCCGTTTAGGCACTGACCCAGATCAAGCCGCAGTAAATGTGCAAAATCGCGTATCTCAAGCAACAAGTCAACTCCCTCAAGAGGTTTTGTTAGCAGGTATAACGACAAGAAAACAACAAAATAGTTTGATCATGGTACTCGGAATGTATACAGAAGATGAAAATCTATACGATCAAACTTTTTTATCAAATTATGCGCAGATCAATATTATTCCAGAGATTAAGCGTATTCCTGGTGTAGGAAAAGCTGGAATTGATGGTGGAGATAAGAGTTACGCTATGCGTGTTTGGTTAGACCCGACGAAATTAGCAAATTATAATATGACACCAGCAGAGGTACATGAAGCTATCAATGACAATAATTTAGAAGCAGCACCAGGAAAACTTGGCGCCAACAGTACAGAGTCCTTTGAATATGTTATTAAATACAAAGGAAAACTAAACAAACCTGTCGATTATGAATCTCTTATCATAAGAATGCACACTGATGGCTCATTAATTCGACTTCGTGACGTAGCACGTATTGAATTTGGTGCAGCAACTTATACTAATCATGTACGTATAAATGGAAAACCAGGGATTAATATTGACATTTTGCAAGCCCCAGGCTCTAACTCTAATGAAATACAAAAATCGGTTGCCCAGATCATGTCCAAAGCCGAGAAGAATCTTCCAAAGGGAATAAAACAGGCGACTATATATAATACAAAGGAAGCATTAGATCAATCTATTGAACAGGTTATCTATACTTTGATAGAAGCTTTTGTTTTTGTTTTTATCGTCGTATTTCTTTTCTTGCAAGATCTTAGATCTACCATCATTCCTGCTATTTCAGCCATTGTAGCGATCGTTGGAACATTTTTCTTTATGTATATTTTCGGATTTTCTATCAATTTATTAACACTTTTCGCACTTATATTATCAATTGGAATTGTAGTAGATGATGCCATAGTAGTAGTAGAAGCTGTACATAGTAAAATTCATCAGGAAAATGTTTTACCTAAGAAAGCAACATTATCGGCAATGAGTGAAATCACTCAAGCTATTATATCGATTACTCTAGTGATGTCGGCAGTATTTTTACCAGTAAGCTTCACGGAAGGTTCAACGGGTGTATTTTATAGGCAATTTGCATTAACAATGGCTATAGCAATTCTCCTATCTGCAATTAATGCCTTGACATTAAGCCCGGCATTGGCAGCTGTGTTCTTAAAAGTTGATCCAAACAAGCGCAAAGATAATAGTGTGAAAATTAGTTTCAAGGAGCGGTTTTTTACAGGGTTCAATGTTGGATTTGAAAAATTATCAAATAAATATGGTCGATCAATTAAAACATTAATAAAGTACAAATGGCTAAGTATGTCCATGTTGGTGCTCGTTGCGTCACTTACATTGTTTATGTCAAAGAAAACACCTACTGGTTTTATTCCTTCGGAAGATCTTCGTTTTATAGTCATTGCATTATCTATGCCTGCTGGCACATCACAGTATCAAACCGAAAAAACAATGCAAAAAGCTGAAAGTTTACTCCAACCCATGGAATCTAATGAAATTGTAAATGCATTATATGGTTCCGATCCTCTTACAGGAACGACTAGCCCTTCAGCGGGAGCCATTTATATGCTATTAAAACCAGCTAAAGACAGAGGAGAAATACAAGATATAAACTTGATAATGGAAGAAATCAGAAATAAACTAGTTTCTATTAAAGGAGCTGAATTCTTTGTTTTTACCGTACCTACTGTTTCTGGTTTTAGTAATGTGGATGGTTTAGATATTGTGTTACAAGATCGAATGGGGAAGGATTTACACGTTTTTGGTAATATCACTAATAATTTCATTAGTAAGTTGCAAGAGCGCCCAGAAATTGATCTTGCCTTCACTTCTTTTAAATCCGATTATCCACAATTAGAACTTGTTGTAGACAAAGAAAAAGCAGCTCAATTACAAGTTAAGGTTAGAACTATTTTAGAGACGATGCAAACTTACTTTGGAAGTGCGCAGACTTCCGATTTTAATAGATTTGGAAAATATTTCCGCGTGATTTTGCAAGCCGATAAATCAGATCGTAGTAATTTATCCGCAATGGATGCTATTTATGTACAAAATAAGTTAGGAGAAAAAATTCCTCTAAGCACTTTAGTTCGTTTTGAAAAGAGTTATGGACCAGAAACAGCTTCTCGATACAATCTTTTTAATTCAATTGGTATTAATGTTATTCCAAAAGCAGGATACAGTACAGGAGATGCTATTACCGCAGTTGAAGAAGTCGCATTAAAGGATTTACCTGCTGGTTATTCTTATGAATTTACAGGAATGACGAAGGAGGAAATTACTTCATCCGGACAGTCTTTAATTATTTTTAGCATAAGTATCTTGTTTATTTACTTTATCCTGGCAGCCTTATATGAAAGCTATATATTACCATTAGCAATCTTATTATCTATCCCTACAGGTTTATTAGGCGTGTTTTTGGCTATAGGTTTGGTAGGCATCGAAAATAATATATATATACAGGTTGCTTTGCTCATGTTGATCGGGTTGCTGGCAAAGAATGCCATTCTTATCGTCGAATTTGCTATCCAGAGAAGGCATTCAGGAAAATCAATAATATCTTCTGCTATCGAAGCTTCAAAATTACGTTTAAGACCAATTTTAATGACCTCATTCGCATTTACAGCAGGGCTTATACCGATGATGCGTGTGACAGGTCCTTCTGCTATGGGAAATCAATCCATTAGTGTTGCCGCAACTGGAGGAATGCTGAGTGGTGTTGTATTAGGGATATTTATCATACCTGTGCTTTATGTAATATTCCAATACTTACAGGAGAAAATTTCAGGTCAACATCAAAAAATAAACTAA
- a CDS encoding TolC family protein, whose product MNKNIIMLTLAIFLTFLSACTVSKVEVSIPTDAFPNEYRTNYLMTDSIDIGQLDWRSYFQDECLIQLIDNALTRNSDVLIALQNIEISKLQLKRAQWRNIPNLQLDIKSSTDYPSEYNLLNIENKQNIEDFQIDFGLNWEADIWGKIKNQKKVAIANYLQSEEVKKLIQTTLIAQIAQCYYNLMILDNQVALAYKNMEINDDIKKTTNLQFLAGKNTSLAVEQSEVQGLNVKKIITDLQLQIFLQENILSTLTGTFPSPQQRQQFLENSRMSKNIQTGIPTILLAQRPDVKSAELDLEIANAEVGIAQAAFYPSLTLNANVGLQSFKMSDWFNIPASLFGIVAGGISQPILQKRKIKTNHQISLANREKTVIKFRGVILNAVSEVSNALVQIDKQTEQQEILAKQRFILESNIEKTKLLFSSGQANYLEILTVQNNLLNCDMDYNISKRKELFARIELYRALGGGWR is encoded by the coding sequence ATGAATAAAAATATCATAATGCTTACTTTAGCAATATTTCTAACTTTTTTATCTGCATGTACGGTTTCAAAAGTTGAAGTTTCTATTCCAACGGATGCTTTTCCTAACGAATATAGAACAAACTATCTAATGACAGATAGTATTGATATTGGTCAATTAGATTGGAGATCATATTTTCAAGATGAGTGCCTAATTCAACTAATTGACAATGCATTAACAAGAAATTCAGATGTATTAATAGCGCTTCAAAATATCGAAATATCAAAATTACAATTAAAAAGAGCACAATGGAGAAATATACCTAATTTACAACTAGATATTAAGTCCTCTACAGATTATCCCTCAGAGTATAACTTATTAAATATTGAAAATAAACAAAATATTGAAGATTTTCAGATTGATTTTGGATTGAATTGGGAAGCTGATATTTGGGGTAAAATAAAAAATCAAAAAAAAGTGGCTATAGCAAATTATTTACAATCTGAAGAGGTCAAAAAATTAATACAGACAACCTTAATAGCACAAATCGCACAATGTTATTATAATCTTATGATTTTAGACAATCAGGTGGCTTTAGCGTATAAGAATATGGAGATAAATGATGATATTAAAAAAACCACAAATTTACAATTTCTAGCAGGAAAAAACACTTCACTTGCTGTTGAACAGTCTGAGGTACAAGGTTTGAATGTGAAAAAAATAATTACAGATTTACAATTACAAATCTTTCTTCAAGAGAATATATTGAGCACACTAACTGGTACTTTTCCAAGCCCCCAACAACGACAGCAGTTTTTAGAAAATAGTAGGATGAGTAAAAATATACAAACTGGAATCCCAACAATTCTTTTAGCTCAAAGACCTGACGTAAAAAGTGCCGAATTGGATTTAGAAATTGCAAATGCAGAGGTAGGAATTGCCCAAGCTGCATTTTATCCTTCTTTAACTTTAAATGCAAATGTTGGCCTCCAGTCTTTTAAAATGAGCGATTGGTTTAATATCCCTGCATCTTTATTTGGAATTGTAGCGGGAGGTATAAGTCAACCTATATTACAAAAACGAAAAATAAAAACAAATCATCAAATATCGCTAGCTAATCGGGAAAAAACTGTTATTAAATTTCGAGGAGTAATATTAAATGCGGTTTCAGAAGTATCAAATGCACTAGTGCAAATAGATAAGCAAACGGAACAACAGGAAATTTTAGCTAAACAAAGATTTATTTTAGAAAGTAATATCGAAAAGACAAAACTGTTATTTAGTAGTGGTCAAGCTAATTATCTTGAAATATTAACTGTTCAAAATAATCTACTTAATTGTGATATGGATTATAATATTAGCAAACGCAAAGAATTGTTCGCTCGTATAGAATTATATCGAGCCTTAGGAGGTGGGTGGAGATAA
- a CDS encoding DUF4932 domain-containing protein yields the protein MITNIIALSIRKTSKHLLIILFSLLFTLTYGQSEKNMDKPKVDERIEILSIVFRLAGNREYSSELFKTYTDRIAAHYSLYKDHELIQFIKQIKQENGIGYDAVMSMAVHLDDELNLKLEYIDGSLDKRWSKENAIKFSKLLKQFYRTSHSRKFFQQNKNIYREVEKRFLPIYQSIDLSWYSRFYGKEPAEKFLIVNGLGNGGGNFGAAMNIPKGKKELYAIMGTWSVDSMGMPNFSKQDYLPTLLHEFNHSFVNYLLEKDPSAFTNSGEKLFNILKEKMERQAYRSWKTMLNEALVRASVIKYMNDHHFKTEEIQQEVNEQFERGFVWIEALVSELEKFDNQRDKYPTLESYMPNIAKAYQSYAINIQSFIDIYEAKKPKIVSFEELQNGQENVSSTLKQLKINFDRPLLGKGHSFNGISKESFPIIKKHIYSSDNKSVTIYWDLEENKSYEIIFTGKSFRTMDGIPMSDYLLRFSTK from the coding sequence ATGATTACTAATATTATTGCCCTTAGCATTAGAAAGACTTCTAAACATTTATTGATTATTCTATTCAGTTTATTGTTTACGTTAACTTATGGTCAATCTGAAAAAAATATGGACAAACCTAAGGTTGATGAACGTATTGAAATCCTTAGTATTGTATTTAGATTAGCCGGTAACCGCGAATACAGTTCTGAACTCTTTAAAACTTATACAGATCGTATTGCAGCGCATTATTCACTTTATAAAGACCATGAATTGATACAATTTATCAAACAGATTAAGCAGGAGAATGGTATTGGTTATGATGCTGTAATGAGTATGGCAGTTCATCTTGATGATGAGCTAAATCTTAAATTAGAATATATCGACGGTTCTCTTGACAAACGCTGGAGTAAAGAAAATGCGATCAAATTTTCAAAATTATTAAAGCAGTTTTACAGGACTAGCCATAGCAGAAAATTTTTTCAACAAAATAAAAATATCTACCGTGAAGTCGAAAAACGGTTCTTGCCAATATATCAGTCTATCGACCTGAGCTGGTATTCGCGGTTTTACGGTAAAGAGCCTGCAGAAAAGTTTTTGATTGTTAATGGATTAGGGAATGGTGGAGGAAACTTTGGGGCAGCAATGAATATTCCAAAAGGTAAAAAGGAACTCTACGCTATTATGGGAACTTGGAGTGTCGATAGTATGGGAATGCCGAACTTTTCAAAGCAAGATTATTTACCAACATTGCTCCATGAATTTAATCATTCTTTTGTTAATTATTTATTAGAAAAAGATCCGTCAGCTTTTACAAATAGTGGAGAAAAATTATTTAACATTCTTAAAGAAAAAATGGAACGCCAGGCTTATCGTAGTTGGAAAACGATGCTAAATGAAGCTTTGGTTCGAGCTTCAGTAATAAAGTATATGAACGACCATCATTTTAAAACAGAAGAGATACAGCAAGAGGTAAATGAACAATTTGAGCGGGGTTTCGTTTGGATTGAGGCACTCGTTTCTGAACTTGAAAAATTTGATAACCAAAGAGATAAATATCCTACATTAGAGAGTTACATGCCCAATATTGCTAAGGCTTATCAGTCCTATGCTATAAATATTCAATCTTTTATTGATATTTATGAAGCTAAAAAACCAAAAATAGTTTCTTTTGAAGAGCTTCAGAATGGGCAGGAGAATGTTAGCAGTACATTAAAACAACTTAAGATCAATTTTGACAGACCGTTACTGGGAAAAGGTCATTCCTTTAATGGCATTTCTAAAGAAAGTTTTCCAATTATAAAAAAACATATTTATTCTTCTGACAACAAATCTGTTACTATTTACTGGGATTTAGAAGAAAACAAGAGCTACGAAATCATTTTTACAGGTAAATCATTTAGGACTATGGATGGTATACCAATGAGTGATTATCTCTTGAGGTTCAGTACAAAGTAA
- a CDS encoding nuclear transport factor 2 family protein codes for MRTLTKTFVAAALIAVSTFTMAAGKPEVSNPKKAVVNLSTSDLAIDHYVAVMTEGQSTGVEQLFTTDFSQKVKASEDKTNSRSEVISFLKKQKGEQLNCKTSTTIVQESADYMIAKVTMQFEGFTKTDLVTLVNDGGNWKVSQSINSYK; via the coding sequence ATGAGAACTTTAACAAAAACATTCGTAGCAGCAGCCTTGATCGCAGTCTCTACTTTTACTATGGCTGCGGGCAAACCAGAGGTATCAAACCCTAAAAAAGCAGTAGTCAACTTATCCACATCAGATTTGGCCATTGATCATTATGTTGCGGTTATGACAGAAGGACAATCGACAGGAGTAGAGCAATTGTTTACAACAGACTTCAGTCAAAAAGTAAAGGCATCAGAAGATAAAACCAATAGCCGTTCGGAAGTTATTTCCTTCTTGAAAAAGCAAAAAGGTGAGCAGTTAAACTGTAAAACAAGTACCACCATTGTACAGGAGTCAGCAGACTATATGATCGCTAAAGTAACGATGCAGTTTGAAGGTTTTACCAAAACCGATCTCGTGACATTGGTAAATGATGGCGGCAACTGGAAAGTATCCCAATCGATCAATTCTTACAAGTAA
- a CDS encoding tetratricopeptide repeat protein — MPRLYSSHHIIYILKYTLLSLSLAVTIISCKNRNIEKPPPERDKAKQEAIVEKYLTDSARQYSYYSKEWGKYIDMGLKEDSTIAYLWQQKAMPLFKQGKYEMGMQYLDKAVFYDKDNYLNYRGFIKCIFAKTYREAIVDFEEAIARHGNGHIMDHSYKFYIALSLLQLNEFEKAEAILKQEIDLTVLRIGEEWIHHLDLFYYGISQYEQGKYDMAIKTFDRTLNKYQQFSDAKYYKAVSLVHLGKTEAASKLLEEAELDRKNGYTINEDNAIYERYPYQLRYDSSGLYQ; from the coding sequence ATGCCAAGATTATATAGCAGCCATCATATCATATACATATTAAAATATACCCTGTTGTCACTAAGTTTGGCGGTAACAATAATAAGTTGTAAAAACAGAAATATTGAAAAACCTCCTCCTGAGCGTGATAAAGCAAAGCAAGAAGCCATAGTAGAAAAATATTTAACAGACAGCGCTCGTCAATACAGCTACTACTCAAAAGAATGGGGAAAATATATTGATATGGGTTTAAAAGAAGATTCTACGATTGCTTATCTCTGGCAACAAAAAGCTATGCCCTTGTTTAAACAAGGAAAATATGAAATGGGCATGCAATATCTTGATAAAGCTGTTTTTTATGACAAAGACAATTACCTAAACTATCGAGGATTTATAAAATGTATTTTTGCTAAGACCTATCGGGAAGCAATAGTCGACTTTGAAGAGGCTATAGCCAGGCATGGTAACGGTCATATAATGGACCACTCCTATAAATTCTACATAGCGCTGAGCTTATTGCAGTTAAATGAATTTGAAAAAGCAGAAGCAATTTTAAAACAAGAAATTGATTTGACGGTTCTAAGAATTGGTGAAGAGTGGATCCATCATCTGGATTTATTTTATTATGGTATCTCCCAGTACGAGCAAGGGAAATATGATATGGCAATAAAAACGTTTGATCGTACCCTAAATAAATATCAACAGTTTTCTGACGCGAAGTATTATAAAGCTGTTTCATTAGTACATCTAGGTAAAACGGAAGCTGCTTCAAAATTACTAGAGGAAGCGGAGCTAGATCGAAAAAATGGATACACGATCAATGAAGATAATGCTATTTATGAACGTTATCCTTATCAACTTAGGTATGACAGTTCTGGTTTATATCAATAA